The Pseudomonas moraviensis genome contains the following window.
GCACGTCGCCGGCAGCGGGTTCGTCGCGATGATCGGCGGCCGCGTGCGAACCAACGGCATGTTGCAGTTCGGGTTCATCGACGTCGTCGGCACTCACAGGCAACAGCGGCAGCGGCGTGCCATCGACGGTCGAACGCTGCTGACGGCGGCGTATGAACAAAGCGGCCAGCGCGCCCAGCAGCACTATCAGCCCGCCGAGCAGTGGCCAGTTCAGGCCGTCGTCGGTTGACTCGGCCGGGGCTGAAACAGCGACCGGAGCCGGCGCGACTACCGGCGACGGCGCTTTCTGCAATTCGGCCAGACGGGTTTGCAAATCTTCCACCTGCTTCCTGCCGTCGGCTATTTGCACTTGCTGTTCTTGCAGTCTGAGGTTCTGTTCATCGAGGGTCTTTTGCAGTTGCTGGGTCAGCAGCACGCTGGCCGCCAATTGCTCGGCCTGCGCGTCATTCGCAGGCGCGGCCGGCGCTGACGGCAAGGACGCCGCAGCGCGTTTGCCCTGAGGCGCCTGGGCCGGTGCGGTGACAGGTTCGACGGTCGGAAAAGCGGAGGATTGCGGGCGCGGATCCGGCTCGTCGGTGGCCGGCACGATGCCCGGCGAACCCGGCGGGTCGATCAGCACCGTGTATTCACGCAGCAGACGGCCGTTGGGCTGATCGAGCTGCACGAGGAAATTCAGGAAGGGTTCGTTGACCGGTTTGCCCGACGTCACCCGGATCATCTGGCGATTGCCACGCAGGATCGGGGTGAACTTGAGGTCGTTGAGAAAGAACACCCGCTCGACGCCGGCGCGGCCGAATTCATCCGCCGAGGCCAGGCTGGCCGAGAGATCGTTTTGCGTCAACGTGCCGACATCGACCAGTGCGATGTCGGCCTTGAACGGCTGATTGAGGGCTGAGTGAACAGTGATTTCGCCCAACCCCAATGCCATCGACCAGGTCGAATAGCTGAATACACCGGCAGCGAGCAGCCATTTGGCGCCCCCGCGCAGCATGTGCCGACTTGCGAGCATGAGCATCCCTTAAATAAGCAAAACCGGTTTCTATGCGTTCGCACATCCGGTACGAACACGATATTGCCCAGTAGTTCTTATAGTCGGCTCAGCGCGATCTCTCAAAAAATCGCCGTCAGGATGTGCCTCAAGATTTTTCCAGATTGGCCAGAATGTGCCCGTGAACGCGCATGCACACCTTCAAATCAGCCTCGTCGACGCCTTCGAACAATTCGTGGCGCAGTTGTGTGGCAATGGTTTCGATTTGTTCGATCAGCGGCAGCGCAGGTGCGCAGAGAACGATTTTTTTCGCTCGACGGTCTTCCATCACCGACTGGCGTTGCACCAGTCCCTGGTTTTCCAGACTATCGAGCAATCGCGCCAGAGTCGGGCCTTCGACGCCGACACTCTGCGCCAGTTCGCGCTGGGTCGGCGCTTCTTCAAAGCGCGCCAGATGCAGCAGTACCAGCCAGCGTGCCTGCGACAGGCCCAGCCCGGCGAGGCGGCGATCCAGTTCGGCACGCCAGCCACGGGACATCTGGGCCAGTTGCATACCAAAGCGATGTTGATCGGTTAACGGCATAAAACACTCACGGTCAGACTGAAAATACGGAAAATCTAATTATTAGTCAGCTAAGCATGGGTGGCAGTTATAGGCAAGAGTCGCTCTGTACTGAATCGTTACAACTGCGCAAAGATCAAAAGCCCCTCACCCTAGCCCTTTCCCAGAGGGAGAGGGAACTGAGTGGGGGACGCTTTTGAAATTCGCCAACGTCAAAGCGCTGTGCTGAATCCATAATCGACTCGATTTTGCGGGTCGACATATGACACCAGACCCCTCACCCCAGCCCTCTCCTCGGGGAGAGGGCTGGGGTGAGGGGTCGGGCCAGATTACATCTCGAATTCAGACTGCAACGCCGCCCGCACACAATGAAGCACGCCTTCAGGAACTCGCCCGGCGAACAATTCGGCGACTTCGGCGACGGACGGCAACTCGCCCTCGCCATCGAGAAACGCGTCCTGCACTTCACCCATCAGCTCTTCTGGCAAGTCCAGCGCTTGCTCCAGCGACAATTGCTGCTTGCCGATGGCTTCGGCGAGCATCGCGTAGACGTTCTTCTCCGAGCACTGCAGCTGCCCGGCGATCTGCAGCGGCGTCATGCCGGCGCGGGCCAGGGTGATCAGCTCGTGACGGACATCGGCCACCACCTTCGGCGCCTCGGCCTCGCCGCCGAGCACCTCGAGGAACGCTTCGCCATAACGTTCCAGCTTGCGTGCGCCGACGCCGCTGACCCGGGCCATTTCCGCCAGCGAGGTCGGCTGGCTGCGGAGCATTTCCAAAAGCGTGGAGTCGGGAAAGATGACGTACGGCGGTACGCCGTGTTCTTCGGCGAGCTTGCGCCGTAGTGCGCGCAAGGCTTCCCACTGTTCGCGCTCCTCGCCGCGCACCAGTTGGCTGGCCTGGCTCTTGCTGCCGGTCTTGGCGGTGACTTGCGGTTTCAGGTCGCGGCGCAGCTCCAGTTTCACTTCGCCTTTGAGCAATGGTCGGCAACTGTCATTCAAGCGCAGACCGCCATACCCCTCGTGATCGACATCAGCCAGCCCGCGCGCCACCAACTGGCGGAACAGGGAACGCCATTCGCTCTCGCTCAACGCCTTGCCAACGCCAAACACCGACAAATGCTGATGGCCGAAGCTGCGCACCTTTTCGTTGTCCTTGCCCAGCAACACGTCGACCAGATGACCGACGCCATATCGCTGACCGGTGCGGAAAATCGCCGACAAGGCCTGGCGTGCTGGCTCTGTTGCATCCCACGTCTGCACGCCGTCGACACAGTTGTCGCAATGGCCGCACGGCTCGGGCATGTCCTCATCGAAATAGGCCAGCAACGCCTGACGCCGGCAGCGGGTCTCTTCACACAGCGAGAGCATGGCGTCGAGCTTGTGCTGCTCCAGACGTTTATGCCGTTCGTCGCCTTCGGAGTTCTGCAGCATCTGCTTGAGCATCACCACGTCTTGCAGACCGTAGGCCATCCACGCATCCGCCGGCAGACCATCACGGCCGCCACGCCCGGTTTCCTGGTAATACGCCTCAAGGGATTTCGGCAGATCGAGGTGCGCGACAAAGCGCACGTTGGGTTTGTCGATGCCCATGCCGAACGCCACTGTGGCGACCATGATCAGCCCTTCCTCATTGAGGAAGCGCTTCTGGTGATAGGCGCGCAGATCGTTGGGCAGACCGGCGTGGTACGGCAGCGCCGGGAAGCCCTGTTCGCTAAGGAACGCCGCGACCTCCTCGACCTTTTTGCGCGACAGGCAATACACGATGCCGGCGTCGCTGCGCCGTTCGGCGAGGAACGCCAGCAACTGTTTGCGCGGCTGCTCCTTCGGGACGATGCGGTAGAAAATATTCGGACGGTCGAAGCTCGACAGGAAGCGTTCGGCGTTCTGCAGGTGCAGGCGATCTACGATCTCTTCACGGGTGCGCTTGTCGGCGGTCGCGGTGAGGGCAATGCGCGGAACGTGGGGGAACAGCTCTGCCAACTGGCCCAGTTGCAGGTATTCGCGGCGGAAATCGTGGCCCCATTGCGACACGCAATGCGCTTCGTCGATGGCGAACAGGGCAATTTCCAGGCTTTGCAGGAACGCCAGCATGCGCGGCTGCACCAGGCGCTCGGGGGCGAGATAGAGCATTTTCACTTCGCCGCGCTTGATCCGCAGGGCGAGATCACGCTGTTGCTCGGCGCTCAGCGTGGAGTTCAGCGCAGCAGCGGCGACGCCCAGTTCTTCAAGGGTTGCGACCTGATCGTCCATCAGTGCGATCAACGGCGATACCACTACGGCCAGGCCTTCGCGCAGCAGCGCCGGTACCTGAAAGCACAACGACTTGCCGCCACCGGTAGGCATCAGCACCAGCGCATCACCGCCGCTGGCCACGCGCTCAATGATCGCACCCTGACGGCCACGGAAACTGTCGTAGCCGAAGATGTCCTTGAGGACGCGTTGAGCCTGTTCGAGCATAAAAACTCCAAAAATCTACCGATACATCCCTGCTCAGGCTGGTTCAGAGCAGCCTCGGCTGCTTAAACAAAACGTAAGAACACATTGCATGACCAGCGCAGCGCCGGCAGGGATCGCAAAACGCGGCAGTATACCCGAGGCCTTCGCCGCAGAGGGTGCCGCTGAGAAGACATCGCCCGACTTGCAACATATGCCCCCTGTAGGAGTGAGCCTGCTCGCGATCGCGTCAGCACATCGGACATTGAAGTGACTGGTATACCGCATCGCGAGCAGGCTCACTCCTACAGGGTTTTGTGTTGCGACCGGCAAATCTGCCAAGCGGCTGGCTAGAGCGCGCAAGAAGGCCTAGAATTCCCGCATTGTTTATTCCCCAAGGTAGCCCCGTAATGTCCTTCGCTGAGCAACTGACCCGCCTGCAAGTCTTCCTCGACGCCGACGAGCTGCACGAAGAGGCGCTGGATTACGTCGCCGCCCACGGTTACCTGACCGCACTGTCGATCTGCTCCGAAGACGTCCCCGAGCGCGAGTGGATCGATGCGCTGTTCGCCGAAGAGCCGCATTACAGCGACGAAGCCCAGCGTGCCGAAATCGAAGCCACGCTGATCGGCCTCAAGGCCCACATCGCTCGTCAACTGGCCTCGGATGAAGAATTCGAATTGCCGTGCGAACTGGATCTGGGCGAAGAGCCGGACGATTCCGAACTGCGCGGCTGGTGCATCGGCTTCATGGAAGGCGTGTTCCTGCGCGAAGCGGCCTGGTTCGAAACCGCCGAAGAAGAAGTCAGCGAGATGCTCCTGCCGATCATGGTCGGTTCCGGCCTGTTCGACGAACAACCGGAGTTTGAAGACATCGCCAAGGACGCCAACCTGATGGACGACATGATCGTTCAAATTCCGGAAGCCCTGACCGCGCTGTACTTGCTGTGCCAGGCGCCCGACGAAAAACCGGCGATCCTCAAGCCACGCCACCACTAAGACCTGGCCTATGGACAACCCCATAGGCAACCGCCCCCTGATGTTGCGTTACGTTCTGCTGGCCATCGGCTGGCTCAGCGTGGCATTGGGGGTGATCGGCATTTTCCTGCCGGTCCTGCCCACCACCCCCTTCCTCCTGCTCGCCGCGGCCTGCTTCGCGCGCAGTTCACCGCGCTTTTATCGCTGGCTGGTCGAACACCCACGGCTGGGTCCATGGATTCGCGACTACCTCGAAGGCAACGGCATTCCACTCAAAGGCAAGGTCTACGCGATCGGGCTGATGTGGGTGAGCATTCTGTTTTCTTGTTATCTGGTGCCGCTGGTCTGGGCGCGGGGCTTCATGTTGACCAGTGCGGTGCTGGTGACGGTTTATATCTTGCGGCATAAGACGCTGCACAAGCCTTGAACCGTGTTTGAACGAGAGCGAAACAGGGCACCCCGTTAATACCACTCGTCGGATACCCCCATCCACCTGTCAGATCTGACAGGTGCGCTAACCCGTCAATGCAGGTTCAATCACTCCATCACCCGGCTGGAGTGCATTCCCGTGTCGTCAACCATCTCAAGCCTGAATCTCACCTGATTCTCACCGAGTCCGACTGCACCGGTCGTCACCAGAAAACGCCTGAATTCGCTTACAGAGGACTTGCCTGATGCCTTCTCACAAGAACTTCCGCTTCCCCCCCCTCACCGAAGGCTCTAACACACTGGCGCTGCGCCCCCTGCTGATTCCGGGGATGGTCGAGCCGGTGCAGGACGGCGATGGCGGGATCAGTATCCAGGTAGCCACCGACGACCCCGATGGCGTGCTGTGCGTCATCAATCCTTATCTGGGCCTCATGAGCGAGAGGGACAGGCTGGATATCTGGTGGAACAACGAGAAAGTGCTCGAACGCTTCGTGATGGCCGACGAGGTCAATCAGCGGGTGTTCTTCTACTTGCCGACGCCTGAAAAGTCCGGCTGGGTCGAAAATTGCCATTATGTGCTGACCCGAGTGGGTGAAACCGAAGCAGACCCGCCGTCGGCATCCTTGCGGGTCCTGATCAAACTGTACAGGCCGGGGAACTTTGACAGGGAACCTAATAATGACGACGGTCACTCAGAGTTGAACATCGTGCAACTGCCGCCCGAGCTGGTCGAACAGGGCGTCATAGACGCCGAATGGGCCAAAAAGGGCGTGCTGGCGACGGTCCCTCATTATGTGTATTGCACGCGCAACGACAAGGTCCGTTTACAGCTGGGCGAATACCGGCTTCCGGCGCACCGCATCACGCCGGAGCAAGCCGAAGGTCTGCAGCCGATCGAGATCCACATTGATCAGGACGCCATTCTCGGCGCCGGCGACGGGCTCAAACGGGAAATCAGGTACGACATCAATGACGAAGTCTGGAACTGGGCCGACCGCCCCTCCAAACGCACCTACATCGACGTGGACGCCGGGGGCTGGCGCCTGGATTCACCGATCATCAAGGAAGCCGTCAACGGCTTCATTATCATCAGGGATTTGAACAAGCAGCCGGTGACTATTCAGATCTTTGTCAGCAGCCAGTACTTCAGCTTGGGCGACAGCGTGAAAATGACCTTCATCGGCACACCGCCGGATAACGGTGAACCGATCATCTGCAGTGAAACCCGCGACATCGACAACATCCCTTCCGTGCTGGACATCAACGTGCCCTATGAGTTGATCAGGGCCATCGCCCAAGGGCGCGCCGATGCGTCTTACATTCTCTACAAAAAAAACGGGGACGACCCGCTGTCTTCAAAGCGTGCCTTTGCAATGGTACAGGGCGACGTCAACATGCTCCCCGAGCCAAACATTCGTGAGCTGATCGGCGATACCCTCGAACCGGACGAGCCTTACGCTACGGTCGACGTGCGCTACGCGATGAAAAATGGCGACCTGATCTGCCTGAGATGGTCTGGCATCAAGTCCGATGGCGACACCTATCTGCATGAGGTTTCCCATATCGTCAGCGCCAACGAAGCCAAGGACGGGCTGGTGACGTTCTACACCGACGCGGAGCACATCAAAGTGCTTGAAAACGGCACGCTCGACCTGTTCTACGTGGTGGCAAACGATGCACCTGGCCTCCTCGACATAAGAGAGTCGGAGCGGCTGCTGGCCAGGATTGAAAAGGTCCGCGCGACGCTGCCGGCCCCCGAAGTGGAAGAGGCCGATCCGCCGGGGGATGTGCTGGACCCGTCCAAGGTGTTCGATAAGGTGCATGTGTATATCAGCGAGGCGAAGACCCTCAGGGGCGATATTCTTGCGTATTACTGGCGCAGTCCCAATCCCTTCGCCAGCACCAGCGACTGGCTGCCCATCACCACAGTGACTGAAGGCCAACCTGTACGTTTTCAGGTGGACGCTGAATTCGTGACGCCCAACATTGGCCAGTATGTGAAAGTGCGCTACTCGGTGTTGCGGGCGTCGAACAAACAATACGAGCACTCGGCCACGCTCAATTTGCTCATAGGCGAACTCGTCGGCGAGTTGCCGCCGCCCGAGGTGGTACAGGCACCCGACAAGACGCTCAACCCAATGGATGGGTTGAATGGCGTAGACATCAACGCCAGTTACTCCAGCATGAACCCGGACCGGGACATGATCCGTTTAAAGTGGTTAGGAGCGCCCGGCGCGGGAACCTCTGATGATCTGGAGCTGCCGGGCAGTCCCACAGGCACCGTGCAATTCCATTTACCCGCTTCAGTGGTTGGCGCCAATATTGCGAAAACGGTGTCGGTTGAATACGAAGTAACCCGCTATACCCTCACAACGCCCTCACAAATGCTCGACCTGTATGTTTCAGACTTCCAGGACCCAGAAAACGAACTGCCCCACCCGCATGTGCCTCAGGCACAGAACAACGTCCTGGATCTGATGACATTCAGCGGCGATGCAAAAGCTGTCCTCGCTATATGGCCGTACATTGCACTGAAACAGCGCCTCTGGTTCTACCTGACAGGACAAACAAGTTCAGGCGCTTCCCATACGATCCCGCTAATCACCGGCCTGGAAATAACCCCGACCCAAGTCAGCAGCGGACTCAACGAAAGCTTGCTCAGAAGCGAACTGATGAAACTGGGCCACTCCACGCCCGCCACTGTGATCTGCAAAGTGGCATTCGATGGCAGTGAAAAAGAGGACACTGCCCGCATATTTCCACAGTTGCCCCTGACCATCAGAACCCGCTACGACTACGTGCAACCGGTCATCACCGGTGTGACAGACTCGCGGGGCGAGGTGGAAGAAGGCGGCAAAACCCGTGACGAAAAAGTCACCGTCACCGGCACGGCCACGCGTGGCGAAACGGTTGAGCTGTTCGATGGAACGACGACATCAATGGGTACGGCGCCAGTGGGCGCCGACAGCACCTGGAGCTGCGAGATCGGCCCATTGACCGAGAAGTCTTACCGCATCAGCGCCAAGGCTCTTTATGACGCCGACCCGGTGTCCAGCGAGCCGCGAACATTCAACGTGAAATTCGCACAGACGCCGGAAATTCTTGTGGTCAGCGATTCACGGGGGGACGTCGCCCATGGGGCAACCACCTATGACAACAGCGTGCTGGTGGCCGGCAGCGCGACGCCAAACCTGCAGGTCAAACTGCTGGAGAACAAACAGCCGCTCATTACCCTTGACGTCGACGATAAGGGTGACTGGAACCACCGCCTCAACGATCTGCAAGTTCGCAGCTACAGCCTCACTGCCGAGGCGTTGTACGAGATAGACCCTGCGACCAGTCCGCCGCGGGATTTCGTCGTGGCGCAAGCGGTCACACCGACGATCTCCCGTGTGAGTGACCTGCGCGGTGAAGTCGCCGCCAATGGTACGACCTACTACCGGACCGTCACGCTGACAGGCAAGGCCAGTCCAAACGAAAAGATCATTCTGCTCAATGCCGGTGCGGCCGTCGAAACGGTGAGTGTCAACGCCAGAGGCGATTGGCAATATGTTTTCAGCAGCCTGAACCTGAGCACTTACCGCCTGACCGCGCGAGGCGATTACGGCAGCAATCCGGAGTCCAGTCCCCCTCGGGTCTTTACAGTTGCAGCCTTTATTTCACCGACGATTACCACAGTCACCGACTCGGTCGGCACGGTGGGACAGAACGAAACGACCTATGACACCGCAGTGACCGTCAAAGGCGAAGCCACCCCGCGCGAGCAGATCCAGATGCACGACAATGGCGCCCCCGTTGGTACGCCGGTCACCGTCAATGCCGATAAACAATGGACAACGTCTGTCACCGGTCTGGCCATCCGCTCGCACAGCCTGACTGCCTTGGCCATGTATGACGTGGTTCCGGTAGAGAGCCCGGCGAGAGCCTTTAACGTCGCCGCCCACATCGCGCCGACGCTGACGTCCGTACATGATGGCGTCAGTGAAATAGGCAATGGCGGGCAAACCAAAAGCACTTCGGTGACCCTGCGCGGTACGGTCACACCGAATCGTCAGGTCCAGATTTACGACAACAACAACCCAAGGCACACGGTGACTGCCGTGGGCAGCGCCTGGAACACTACCTTGTCGGTTGGTTTGGGCGGGCATTCGCTGAGAGTAAAAGCGTTGAGTACCGGGCAGGATTCAAATACGCGAACCTTCACTGTGATCTCACCGATTCCGCCGTTGCATTTCAACACGGGCAGCGTGACATTGAGTGGCAGGTGTTACCTCATACCTGACTGGGCTGCATATCCAAACTTCGGCCCTGGCACATATGTACAGCACACGGCAAGCGGCGGAGTTCTTCCCTATCGTTACACGTCGAGTAACAACAACGTCGCCGCGGTAGACGGTTCAGGGTTGGTGACTGTCAGAGGTAATGGAGACGCAACAATCACTGTCATAGACAACGCAAGCCAGTCCAAGAGCTACAACGTTCGTGTCACAGGGGTGAAATTCGTTGTGGGACTGGACGGTGGAAACTGGTACGCGATCAGAGACAGGGCAGCAGGCCGAGGAAAGCGATTACCATCAATGGGTGAGTTGCGGGAAATCCATAACGCTTGGGGTAGTCGTTGGCCGATGGGTGACTATTGGTACTGGGCCGCTGACTCCGCAGGTGGCTGGCCAGCTCGGTACTGGTTAAAAAACCTGGTCAATGGTGCAGAAGGGCACGTCCAGTACTACGGATCCGGCTTGGGAGTGGGCATTGACCCTTAGGGATAAAAAAACGCCCCACAAATCGTGGGGCGCCTTCAC
Protein-coding sequences here:
- a CDS encoding FimV/HubP family polar landmark protein, with translation MLASRHMLRGGAKWLLAAGVFSYSTWSMALGLGEITVHSALNQPFKADIALVDVGTLTQNDLSASLASADEFGRAGVERVFFLNDLKFTPILRGNRQMIRVTSGKPVNEPFLNFLVQLDQPNGRLLREYTVLIDPPGSPGIVPATDEPDPRPQSSAFPTVEPVTAPAQAPQGKRAAASLPSAPAAPANDAQAEQLAASVLLTQQLQKTLDEQNLRLQEQQVQIADGRKQVEDLQTRLAELQKAPSPVVAPAPVAVSAPAESTDDGLNWPLLGGLIVLLGALAALFIRRRQQRSTVDGTPLPLLPVSADDVDEPELQHAVGSHAAADHRDEPAAGDVLEAVGIYLAYGRLSEAAGLLRDALHKEPERTDLGLQLLEVLGRQGDSAAFEQQENHLRALGVDDHALVEARARHPKLAGVAPAAFAATVNAPELPAAPAAILAAPLASTLSAPEDDFELNLGELSMDSNWDLNDSRTDSAAPPIDDPQLGTSLSVLPVDFELPQAASAEEAELEWIPEPDAQPLDDDFLNEFGDPEPSLVLQPLDLQLPESSETEAAGKLEQAQTCIDDGDIDSAIALLNELLKEGDEPLKQTARTLLAGIR
- a CDS encoding MarR family transcriptional regulator codes for the protein MPLTDQHRFGMQLAQMSRGWRAELDRRLAGLGLSQARWLVLLHLARFEEAPTQRELAQSVGVEGPTLARLLDSLENQGLVQRQSVMEDRRAKKIVLCAPALPLIEQIETIATQLRHELFEGVDEADLKVCMRVHGHILANLEKS
- the recQ gene encoding DNA helicase RecQ; the protein is MLEQAQRVLKDIFGYDSFRGRQGAIIERVASGGDALVLMPTGGGKSLCFQVPALLREGLAVVVSPLIALMDDQVATLEELGVAAAALNSTLSAEQQRDLALRIKRGEVKMLYLAPERLVQPRMLAFLQSLEIALFAIDEAHCVSQWGHDFRREYLQLGQLAELFPHVPRIALTATADKRTREEIVDRLHLQNAERFLSSFDRPNIFYRIVPKEQPRKQLLAFLAERRSDAGIVYCLSRKKVEEVAAFLSEQGFPALPYHAGLPNDLRAYHQKRFLNEEGLIMVATVAFGMGIDKPNVRFVAHLDLPKSLEAYYQETGRGGRDGLPADAWMAYGLQDVVMLKQMLQNSEGDERHKRLEQHKLDAMLSLCEETRCRRQALLAYFDEDMPEPCGHCDNCVDGVQTWDATEPARQALSAIFRTGQRYGVGHLVDVLLGKDNEKVRSFGHQHLSVFGVGKALSESEWRSLFRQLVARGLADVDHEGYGGLRLNDSCRPLLKGEVKLELRRDLKPQVTAKTGSKSQASQLVRGEEREQWEALRALRRKLAEEHGVPPYVIFPDSTLLEMLRSQPTSLAEMARVSGVGARKLERYGEAFLEVLGGEAEAPKVVADVRHELITLARAGMTPLQIAGQLQCSEKNVYAMLAEAIGKQQLSLEQALDLPEELMGEVQDAFLDGEGELPSVAEVAELFAGRVPEGVLHCVRAALQSEFEM
- a CDS encoding YecA family protein translates to MSFAEQLTRLQVFLDADELHEEALDYVAAHGYLTALSICSEDVPEREWIDALFAEEPHYSDEAQRAEIEATLIGLKAHIARQLASDEEFELPCELDLGEEPDDSELRGWCIGFMEGVFLREAAWFETAEEEVSEMLLPIMVGSGLFDEQPEFEDIAKDANLMDDMIVQIPEALTALYLLCQAPDEKPAILKPRHH
- a CDS encoding YbaN family protein produces the protein MDNPIGNRPLMLRYVLLAIGWLSVALGVIGIFLPVLPTTPFLLLAAACFARSSPRFYRWLVEHPRLGPWIRDYLEGNGIPLKGKVYAIGLMWVSILFSCYLVPLVWARGFMLTSAVLVTVYILRHKTLHKP
- a CDS encoding Ig-like domain-containing protein, whose product is MPSHKNFRFPPLTEGSNTLALRPLLIPGMVEPVQDGDGGISIQVATDDPDGVLCVINPYLGLMSERDRLDIWWNNEKVLERFVMADEVNQRVFFYLPTPEKSGWVENCHYVLTRVGETEADPPSASLRVLIKLYRPGNFDREPNNDDGHSELNIVQLPPELVEQGVIDAEWAKKGVLATVPHYVYCTRNDKVRLQLGEYRLPAHRITPEQAEGLQPIEIHIDQDAILGAGDGLKREIRYDINDEVWNWADRPSKRTYIDVDAGGWRLDSPIIKEAVNGFIIIRDLNKQPVTIQIFVSSQYFSLGDSVKMTFIGTPPDNGEPIICSETRDIDNIPSVLDINVPYELIRAIAQGRADASYILYKKNGDDPLSSKRAFAMVQGDVNMLPEPNIRELIGDTLEPDEPYATVDVRYAMKNGDLICLRWSGIKSDGDTYLHEVSHIVSANEAKDGLVTFYTDAEHIKVLENGTLDLFYVVANDAPGLLDIRESERLLARIEKVRATLPAPEVEEADPPGDVLDPSKVFDKVHVYISEAKTLRGDILAYYWRSPNPFASTSDWLPITTVTEGQPVRFQVDAEFVTPNIGQYVKVRYSVLRASNKQYEHSATLNLLIGELVGELPPPEVVQAPDKTLNPMDGLNGVDINASYSSMNPDRDMIRLKWLGAPGAGTSDDLELPGSPTGTVQFHLPASVVGANIAKTVSVEYEVTRYTLTTPSQMLDLYVSDFQDPENELPHPHVPQAQNNVLDLMTFSGDAKAVLAIWPYIALKQRLWFYLTGQTSSGASHTIPLITGLEITPTQVSSGLNESLLRSELMKLGHSTPATVICKVAFDGSEKEDTARIFPQLPLTIRTRYDYVQPVITGVTDSRGEVEEGGKTRDEKVTVTGTATRGETVELFDGTTTSMGTAPVGADSTWSCEIGPLTEKSYRISAKALYDADPVSSEPRTFNVKFAQTPEILVVSDSRGDVAHGATTYDNSVLVAGSATPNLQVKLLENKQPLITLDVDDKGDWNHRLNDLQVRSYSLTAEALYEIDPATSPPRDFVVAQAVTPTISRVSDLRGEVAANGTTYYRTVTLTGKASPNEKIILLNAGAAVETVSVNARGDWQYVFSSLNLSTYRLTARGDYGSNPESSPPRVFTVAAFISPTITTVTDSVGTVGQNETTYDTAVTVKGEATPREQIQMHDNGAPVGTPVTVNADKQWTTSVTGLAIRSHSLTALAMYDVVPVESPARAFNVAAHIAPTLTSVHDGVSEIGNGGQTKSTSVTLRGTVTPNRQVQIYDNNNPRHTVTAVGSAWNTTLSVGLGGHSLRVKALSTGQDSNTRTFTVISPIPPLHFNTGSVTLSGRCYLIPDWAAYPNFGPGTYVQHTASGGVLPYRYTSSNNNVAAVDGSGLVTVRGNGDATITVIDNASQSKSYNVRVTGVKFVVGLDGGNWYAIRDRAAGRGKRLPSMGELREIHNAWGSRWPMGDYWYWAADSAGGWPARYWLKNLVNGAEGHVQYYGSGLGVGIDP